A genomic window from Anaerolineae bacterium includes:
- a CDS encoding bifunctional enoyl-CoA hydratase/phosphate acetyltransferase encodes MAIRTFEELIQLAQTRGPKHVVLVAADQWEALEAAALAYQRGLAEFTLLGNVERIETLLAEGKFDLGFPEIIHEPSQRRAAERAVEMARNGLADIVMNAKAQPRHLVRVADDPISGLRNGECVMSDVAVFEIPNFDRLIFVTDILVCTAPDLQAKACMVQNAINVARALGVERPRVAILSATEVVNPKIPISIDAANLSKMAQRGQIVGGIVDGPLALDNAISEVAASIKGIESDVAGRADILVAPDIEAGNLLAKAITYFAGGQMASVIVGGRCPIVMPSRSDPPDAKLASLALGVYLSGMSYEPVK; translated from the coding sequence ATGGCCATTCGCACCTTTGAGGAGTTGATCCAACTGGCCCAAACGCGCGGCCCTAAGCACGTGGTCCTGGTCGCCGCCGACCAGTGGGAAGCGCTGGAAGCCGCCGCGCTGGCCTATCAGCGCGGCCTGGCGGAGTTTACCCTGCTCGGCAACGTGGAACGCATCGAGACCCTTCTCGCCGAAGGGAAATTTGACCTGGGCTTCCCTGAGATTATCCATGAACCGAGCCAGCGCCGGGCGGCAGAGCGGGCTGTGGAGATGGCGCGCAACGGCCTGGCCGACATCGTCATGAATGCCAAGGCACAACCGCGACATCTGGTGCGTGTGGCGGATGACCCCATCTCCGGCCTGCGCAACGGCGAATGTGTGATGAGCGATGTGGCGGTGTTTGAGATCCCCAATTTCGACCGCCTGATTTTCGTGACCGATATCCTCGTTTGCACGGCGCCGGACTTGCAGGCCAAAGCCTGCATGGTGCAGAACGCCATCAATGTTGCTCGCGCGCTGGGGGTGGAGCGGCCGAGAGTGGCGATCCTCTCTGCCACGGAGGTGGTCAATCCCAAGATCCCCATCAGCATTGACGCGGCCAACCTTTCGAAAATGGCCCAGCGGGGGCAGATCGTCGGGGGGATTGTGGATGGGCCTCTGGCGCTGGATAACGCCATTTCCGAGGTGGCGGCGAGCATCAAAGGTATCGAGAGCGATGTCGCCGGCCGCGCCGACATCCTGGTCGCGCCGGATATCGAGGCCGGCAACCTGCTGGCAAAGGCCATCACCTACTTCGCCGGCGGCCAAATGGCCAGCGTGATCGTCGGTGGGCGCTGTCCCATCGTCATGCCCTCGCGCTCGGACCCGCCGGACGCCAAGCTGGCTTCCCTTGCCCTGGGGGTGTATCTCAGCGGCATGAGTTATGAGCCTGTGAAATAA
- a CDS encoding 4Fe-4S dicluster domain-containing protein, producing MSHIVVDEDRCKGCGLCTTVCPFDLVHIADHFNAKGYRPATQVDPKGECTGCAMCAMMCPDVAIVVYKTVRVP from the coding sequence ATGTCCCACATTGTAGTGGATGAGGACCGCTGTAAGGGGTGCGGCCTGTGCACGACGGTCTGCCCGTTTGACCTGGTGCATATTGCGGACCATTTTAACGCCAAGGGCTATCGGCCGGCGACGCAGGTGGACCCGAAAGGGGAATGCACAGGGTGCGCCATGTGCGCCATGATGTGCCCCGATGTGGCGATTGTAGTGTACAAAACGGTGCGTGTGCCGTGA